GCTTCTTTTTTAATGTCTTTTTTTGTGCATAATCTAAAAATAAAGCCAACCGTTTTTGCTAGCGTGTGTTCTAATCACAGAAAGTCTTTTTTTTTAAGGTATAATTAGTGCGCTGGACTATTTTTTATCGATGAACTATTATTAGATGTTATAAGACAGCATGTAAGATGCTACAAAATACGGAAAATGGAGAAACTACAAATCAATACCGAAAAGATTGAAGAATGGATTGCAGCGGGATATGATGTTCTTCAGGATGGAAAATTAATTAAAGTTGAAGGTGATCTACAGGGATTTCTACAACAGTTTGCTGATGATACAGCAGATGGAGGACCAAAAATATATTTGTTGAAGGAGCTGCTTACCTGGCCAGAGGAAGATTTAAAAAAAATAGAAATGGGTTATGGAACAGATGAAAATACCTGAAGATAAAATTGTGCCACTGGATTTTGATTCAGAAGAATTACCTTTTGAAATTCGTGAGCTACGTCCTGTTGTTTTTAAAGAAGAAACATCGTATTGGTGTTTACTGGGGCCCGATCCGCATCAAGGCATTTTCGGAAACGGTGAAACGGCTTTAGATGCATTAGCCGACTGGCTAGAAAATCTGCAGGTACGTTTAAAAACCGGAGACGAAAATGATGAAGTAGCGAATTACGCTCGGGAAAGCCTTAAGGCATCAAATCGTGATGTGTGGTAGTATTTTGTATTTATAGCAGAAGTCTTCCAATATACATTGGAAAGAGTCGGTTAGTTGGATATAGTAGGATAATTTCTCAGTCTAATTGGACTCTTACAGCGTACATTAGCTAAATTAACAGTTGGGTTAATTTAATTACCATCTTATGCTCTCGAAACCTAAAAACGAGAGATATGTTGATGAAAAGAAAACTGAACCTTTAAAAATTGACAGTAAAGACAGTTTTATAGCGAATTATCTGAATAAGATCGCATACTTCTTTTATTTAAAAATCAATTTATCTATGTTTGGAGTAACATGTTAAGTCTGTATGTGGCTGACTTTTAACAGTGTTGGTTTTGCATCATAATATATTTTTCAATTTTCAAACATTTAAATAAAATGTTTGAAAATTGAAAAATATATTACTAACTTTATTTTAGATGAACAAAAAGGAACAGGTCAAAGAAAGAATTGGACAGGCGGCCATGGAATGTTTCGAGCGTTATGGATTGGAAAAAACAACCTTGGAAGACATTGCTAAAACTGTGGGATTGAACAAAACGTCTCTTTATTATTATTACAAGAACAAAGAGGATATTTTTATTGAAGTAGCCATACGAGAGGGACAATCTTTTATCGATACATTACAAAAAAGTACATTGAAAAAGAAGGGCGTGGAGAATCAGATTTCTTTTTATTTAGAATCGAGATTGAACTATTATACCAATGTGCTCAATATGAACAGGGTGTCTGTCGAATCACTTGATAAGATTTTACCTCGTTTTTTTGAACTATATGATGCCATGATGGTGCAAGAGAAAGCTTTTCTTACGAAGCTTCTTACGCAAGCCATTGCACATGAAAAATTGGATCTAACAGATCCTGAAAATATAGCTTCTGTACTTATAAATTTTGCTAATGCATTAAAACATAGTACAGAACAACAGGCAATACTGAAGCGGCAGGTCGAAATTGACTATGCACAAAGTCTTCGGGATACCAAATTTCTAGTCG
The Sphingobacterium multivorum genome window above contains:
- a CDS encoding TetR/AcrR family transcriptional regulator, which translates into the protein MNKKEQVKERIGQAAMECFERYGLEKTTLEDIAKTVGLNKTSLYYYYKNKEDIFIEVAIREGQSFIDTLQKSTLKKKGVENQISFYLESRLNYYTNVLNMNRVSVESLDKILPRFFELYDAMMVQEKAFLTKLLTQAIAHEKLDLTDPENIASVLINFANALKHSTEQQAILKRQVEIDYAQSLRDTKFLVGLIFRGLRI